ATGATCGTGGGCTGGGCCGCGGGCCAGCTGGGGCTCCACTTCCGGGTGGTGGGCTTCTGGGCGGCCTTCTTCGGGGCCCTCGTGACCAGCGTCGTGGCGTCGGTGCTGGAGTGGATCCTCATCGGAAAGGCGCAGGGAACACCGCCCAGGCCGCCGGATGCCCCCCGGCGGATCAAGATCATCAACTGAAGGCAGGCACCGCCTAAAGCAAGCGGTCCAGCATCCTCTGGATCACCTTCGGGTCCGTGTGGCGATCGACCAGGGCAGGGCCCTCGGCCATGTGGGGGAGGTGGTCGTTCCACAGGGCCTTCTCCTGCCGATAGAGGATGCCCAGGGGGATGCGCAGGCCCCACTCCTGGGCCTTCTGGAGTGCAGCCTCATAGTTGGTGGGGTCGTAATCCCCCCCCAGACGGTAGACCCGGCTCTTGTACCAAGCGAAGGTGTTGATCTTGTTGAAGCTGACGCAAGGTTGGAGGATGTCCAGGAGGGCATAGCCCCGGTAGCGCATCGCCTCTCCCATGAGGAAGCGGAGCTGCTCCCGGTCTCCGGAGAAGCCTCGGGCCACAAAACCGGCCCCCAGGGCCAGAGCCACCAGGAGGGGATTCATCGGCTCGCTGGGAGAGCCAAGGGGCTGGGCATGGGTGGTGTGGCCTGTGGCGGAGGTGGGGGAGGCCTGCCCTTTGGTCAGCCCGTAGATCTGGTTGTCATGCACGAAGTGGGTGATGTCCACGTTGCGCCGGATGTTGTGGATGAAGTGGTTACCGCCCTCTCCATACGTATCCCCGTCTCCGGTGCTGACGATGACGGTGAGGGCTGGATTGACCATCTTGGCGGCCACGGCCGGGGGCAGGGCCCGTCCGTGCAGCCCATTGAATCCGTTGGTGTTGAGATACTGTGGGGTCTTGGCCGCCTGGCCGATGCCTCCGACCACCAGCACTTGGTGGGGTTGGAGCCGCTGGTCCTCCAGGGCTCCCCGGAGAGCCTCCAGGATGGCGAAATCGCCGCAGCCCGGGCACCAGGCGGTCTCGGTGGTCTTGAATGCTGTTTCGGCGCTTTCATGCATGGAGACCGACCTCCTTCTGGACGGCGTCGGCGATGTCCTGGGGTGTCAGCTGGCGCCCGTCGTATTTGAGGATGCTTCCCGTCACTCCCTGGCCGGTACTCTGCCGGATGAGGGCGGCCAACTGGCCGGTGGCGTTCTGCTCAACATTGAGGCGATGGAGAGCCCGCGGCATGTGTCTCTCCAGCTCGCCCACCGGGAGGGGCCAGATATCCCCGAAAACCAGGGCACTGGCCATGATTCCCCTGGAGGCCAGCAGGTCCAGGGCCTCCCTGACGGGACCGCAGAGGGAGCCCCAGGCCAGGAGCAGGATGTCGGCGGCTTCGCTCCCTAGAAAGAGGGGCTCCTCAAGGGCCGAGCGGATCCCCTCCGACTTCCGGAACCGTTTGTCCGCCATGGCCTTGCGGTCCTCGGCGGATTCGACGATGTGGCCCCACTCGTCGTGCTCATCGCTGTCCACGCACTGCACTTGGCCCGGATTCTTTCCCGGGATCAGACGGGGGGAGACCCCATCTGGGGTCAAGGCGTAGCGCCGGTAGGTGAAGGGTTCGAGGTTGGAGGCCTCTCCCAGGAAACGGGGCCCATCCGCCACCGTGAGGGGCAGGGGCGGGACCGTCCGCCGAGTGTCGGCCAGGTACTGATCCGAGAGCAGGATGACTGGGATCTGGAAGCGGTCAGCCAGGTCGAAGGCTCTCTGTGTCTGACGATAGGCATCCTCGACGTCCCGGACGGCGATGACCATGCGGGGGAACTCCCCCTGGGCAGCGTGGATGACGAACTGCAGATCCGCCTGCTCGGTACGGGTCGGCAGGCCTGTGGCTGGGCCGGGTCGCTGGACGTTGAGGACCACCAGGGGCAGCTCCAGGATGCCCGCGAGGCCCAGTGCCTCCACCTGCAGGCAGAAACCACCGCCGGAGGTGCCCGTCATGGCTCGCACCCCCGCAAAGGAGGCGCCGATGGCCATGTTGATGGCCGCGATCTCATCCTCAGCCTGTTCCACGATGATCCCGGCCTCGGCCATGTTGGCTGCAAGGAAGTCCATGACCGAGGTGGAAGGGGTCATGGGGTAGGCGGAGTAGAATCTGAGGCCCGCGGCCAAGGCCCCCAGGGCGATGGCTTCGTTGCCGTTGAGCTGATGCAGAGGATCCCCCTTCGGGGGGAGGAGGGGGTAGCGGGTCTCGACCATGGCGAATCCGGCCAAAGCCGCCCTGTAGTTCAGTTCAACGAGGGGTTCCGATCCGAAGTGCTCCTGCAGGATGTCCCGGAGCAGCGCCGGCTCCATCCCGAAGAGGCGGAGAAGGGCGCCCAGGGCGACGCTACCCGCCGCCTGGGCGCCTCCGAGCTCCCGGGCGACCTGCTGGAATGGGCGGGCGAGGGGCTCTGGGGTCTGCAGGGACAAGCTTGCATCCAGCAGGATGAACCCTCCGGGAACCAGACGCTCCCGGTGCAGGGCGACTGTATCGGCGTTCAGGGCCACCATGCCGGTGAGGGCGGGGCACGCGGCGTGGATGGGGGTGGGGCTGAAGCGGATCTGGGTGAAATTGTGCCCCCCTCGGACCCTGGACATGTAGTCGTGGGTGGTGTGGACATGGTAGCCGGCCCGTTTCAGCGCCCGTTCCAGGAGAACGCTGAGGGTCTCCATGCCCTGACCGGCAGATCCACCAATGAGAATATTATAATTCATGGGCTGGCCTCCGGCTCAAGGGCTTCGGCAACGCCGGACCGGGGGGGCGTGTACTCCGCTCCCCATGGGATGGGGGGATCCCTGTGGGGAGGGAGGCCGAGGTCCCGGGGGGAACGCAGACCCCACTCCTCCAGAGGATGAAGAAGGCCATGGCAGGCTCCGATCTGGCCAGGTCCGGCCCGAGGCCCGGACCCACGCCTTCTGATTCGATGCGGCTGAAGGCTTGGGGTGACCAGGATCGAAAAGAGCCCCGCGTTGGCGGGGCTCTCGTCTCTGGATCCGGGTGGGATCAGTCGGTGACCGCGAAGACCACCTTTTCGTTCCGGAATCGCTCCTTCGCCAGGATCCGGATCGTGGCCGACTGCTTGTCCCCGCTGATGCTCAGGGAGTAGTGCTTGTCCTTCTCCAGTGAGCCGGGGACCACGTTCACCTTGCCGATGCTCTTGAGGCCAAGGGCCGAGGCGCTGATGTGGATGGTGTCCTGGGTGCGGAGATCCATGGACTCGTTGAAGACGCTGTCGTTCCAGTTGCTGCCAGCCCGGTCCTTGGCGAAGATCGGGACCACGATGACACCCTCCTGCTCGAGCTTCTTGCGGTTGCCCACCACGTAGTGGACCGAGTTCAGCTTGGCCTTCATGGTCTCGTTGGTGGTGCTGAGGCTGGCCAGTTCCTGGACCATGCGCTCCTTCTCGGTGCGCAGGCCGGCGATATCCTCCTCCAGGGCCTTCTTGCGGGTGGCCAAGTCATCGACCTCGTCCTGGAGCTTCTCGTTCTGGGCCAGGGCGGTGTCGCGCTCGCCCTCGATCTTCTCGCGCTCACGGCGCTGGAGCTCACTGGGGGAGATGCCAGCCTTGCCCTGGGAGACCCAGGTGCCATAGACGCCGTTGGAGTAGAAGTGGTAGACCTCGAAGCCGGGGGCCAGCTTCTCCATGATGTTGACGCGGCTCACCAGCTTGCGGGCCTGGGCTTCGGAGAGTCCCTTCTTGCGGAGGAAGCGGACTGCCATGCTGTAGTGGTTGTCGCCCGCGCGGGCGACATCGGGGCGGGGCAGGATCTTCTTGAGGTTGGTGATCTTCTCGTTGAGGTCCTTGATCTCCTTGTCCTTGTCGAGGACTTCCTGGAGCAGGGCCTGATAGGAGCTGTTCTTCTCGTTCTTGATGCGCTCCTCCAGGGCCTTCTTCTGCTCCTCGGTGAGCTGCATGGTCTCGGGGTTGGGACGGATGTCGCTGGCACCGGCCTGCTGGAGCTTCTGGGTCTGGTCCTTGCCTTCGGCGGCGGCCTTCTGGTTGAGGGTGTCCAGCTCGGCGGCCTTCCGGCTCAGGGCCTGCATCTCCTTGTCCTCGGCGGAGCGGTTGCAGGCGGCGGTGAAGGCCAGGAGCAGAGCAGCGACAAGGCCAAGCCCGCCGCGGATCAGGGTTCTGAAAGTCATGGGAGGGCTCCCTGTCAAAAAATGAATACCGAATCGCCGGACCGGCGTCGGCCCATGTTAGCCTTGACCCCCTCTTCCTGCAAGCTGACAATGCCTGATGGGTGTCACGGGGTTGTGAGCCCAGTCCTGACGGGATTCCCCGTGGACGGAATCATGTGAACGGAGACAAGGGATGACCGAGACCGGCAGGCATTTGTTCACTTCGGAAAGCGTCACGGAAGGACACCCCGACAAAATCGCCGATCAGGTCTCCGATGCGGTGCTGGACGCCGCCCTGGGCGGGGATCCCACCAGCCGGGTGGCCTGCGAGACCCTGGTGACCACCGGTCTGATCCTGGTGGCTGGCGAGATCACCACCGACTGCTACATCGACATCCCCAAGATCGCCCGGGAGACCGTGCGGGAGATCGGCTATGACCACAGCGTCAAGGGCTTCGACTGCGATACCTGCAGCGTGATGGTCACGCTCGACCAGCAAAGCCCCGACATCGCCATGGGGGTCGACACCGGCGGGGCCGGCGATCAGGGCCTGATGTTCGGCTATGCCTGCGATGAGACCCCTGAGCTCATGCCAGCGCCCATCCACTATGCCCACGCCCTGACCCGTCAGCTGTCGGAAGTCCGGAAGAGCGGCCAGCTCCCCTGGCTGCGCCCTGACGGCAAGAGTCAGGTGACGGTGGAATACGACGGCGACCGGGTGGTCCGCATCCACACGGTGGTCATCTCCACCCAGCATGATGACCACATCACCAATGAGCACATCCGCGAGAGCGTGCTCCGGGAGGTGATCCAGGCGGCCCTCCCGGCCGAGCTCATGGACGCCCAGACCATCTACCATGTGAACCCTACCGGCCGCTTCGTCATCGGCGGCCCCATGGGCGACACCGGCCTGACCGGGCGCAAGATCATCGTCGATACCTATGGAGGCAGCGGTCACCACGGTGGAGGCGCCTTCTCCGGCAAGGATCCCAGCAAGGTGGACCGCTCCGCCGCCTACTTCGGTCGCTACATCGCCAAGAACGTGGTGGCTGCCGGGCTGGCCCGCAGGTGCGAGGTCCAGCTGGCCTACGCGATCGGTGTGGCTGAGCCCGTCTCCATCGCCGTGGACACCTTCGGGACTGGTCTGGTGGAAGAGGCTGCGATCGCCCGGGCCATCCGGGAGGTCTTCAACTGCACCCCCAAGGCCATGATCGAGACGCTGGAGCTGCGCCGCCCCATCTACAAGCCCACTGCCGCCTATGGTCACTTCGGCCGCGAGGGCTTC
The sequence above is drawn from the uncultured Holophaga sp. genome and encodes:
- a CDS encoding thiamine pyrophosphate-dependent enzyme produces the protein MHESAETAFKTTETAWCPGCGDFAILEALRGALEDQRLQPHQVLVVGGIGQAAKTPQYLNTNGFNGLHGRALPPAVAAKMVNPALTVIVSTGDGDTYGEGGNHFIHNIRRNVDITHFVHDNQIYGLTKGQASPTSATGHTTHAQPLGSPSEPMNPLLVALALGAGFVARGFSGDREQLRFLMGEAMRYRGYALLDILQPCVSFNKINTFAWYKSRVYRLGGDYDPTNYEAALQKAQEWGLRIPLGILYRQEKALWNDHLPHMAEGPALVDRHTDPKVIQRMLDRLL
- a CDS encoding 2-oxoacid:acceptor oxidoreductase subunit alpha, which codes for MNYNILIGGSAGQGMETLSVLLERALKRAGYHVHTTHDYMSRVRGGHNFTQIRFSPTPIHAACPALTGMVALNADTVALHRERLVPGGFILLDASLSLQTPEPLARPFQQVARELGGAQAAGSVALGALLRLFGMEPALLRDILQEHFGSEPLVELNYRAALAGFAMVETRYPLLPPKGDPLHQLNGNEAIALGALAAGLRFYSAYPMTPSTSVMDFLAANMAEAGIIVEQAEDEIAAINMAIGASFAGVRAMTGTSGGGFCLQVEALGLAGILELPLVVLNVQRPGPATGLPTRTEQADLQFVIHAAQGEFPRMVIAVRDVEDAYRQTQRAFDLADRFQIPVILLSDQYLADTRRTVPPLPLTVADGPRFLGEASNLEPFTYRRYALTPDGVSPRLIPGKNPGQVQCVDSDEHDEWGHIVESAEDRKAMADKRFRKSEGIRSALEEPLFLGSEAADILLLAWGSLCGPVREALDLLASRGIMASALVFGDIWPLPVGELERHMPRALHRLNVEQNATGQLAALIRQSTGQGVTGSILKYDGRQLTPQDIADAVQKEVGLHA
- the metK gene encoding methionine adenosyltransferase, whose product is MTETGRHLFTSESVTEGHPDKIADQVSDAVLDAALGGDPTSRVACETLVTTGLILVAGEITTDCYIDIPKIARETVREIGYDHSVKGFDCDTCSVMVTLDQQSPDIAMGVDTGGAGDQGLMFGYACDETPELMPAPIHYAHALTRQLSEVRKSGQLPWLRPDGKSQVTVEYDGDRVVRIHTVVISTQHDDHITNEHIRESVLREVIQAALPAELMDAQTIYHVNPTGRFVIGGPMGDTGLTGRKIIVDTYGGSGHHGGGAFSGKDPSKVDRSAAYFGRYIAKNVVAAGLARRCEVQLAYAIGVAEPVSIAVDTFGTGLVEEAAIARAIREVFNCTPKAMIETLELRRPIYKPTAAYGHFGREGFSWERTDRAEALKAAAK